The following are from one region of the Corynebacterium hindlerae genome:
- a CDS encoding MFS transporter has protein sequence MTRDQKAIIAMLAVGLATFNGLYCTQALLPTLASVFQISPTTAALTISATTGMLALCVVPASILSERFGRGRILVGSLLAATALGLVIPFLTNAYAIIAIRALQGLFFAGTPAVAMTWLSEEMGREELARAMGIYIAGNTVGGLIGRLIPAGMLEFTSWQWAMGVNAVFAFAMALAVWMLLPKQRNFRPKELHFRSEFHAMLGHWKNPRLVLLFVLPFLAMGTFVSVYNYLGFRLVSMFGLSQGLVGLLFLMYLSGTWSSARAGKMVQRFGREHVVLASALLMLLSLPGLGTSSLLLLLVALFVFTAAFFVMHSTASSWVGLLAKSHRAEASSMYVFNYYAGSSLVGWLSGHMFQLGWWWLIGWLAGLSGVIVVLSALLGRNLR, from the coding sequence ATGACACGAGACCAAAAAGCGATTATTGCCATGCTCGCCGTCGGCCTCGCCACTTTCAACGGGCTTTATTGCACTCAAGCACTGTTACCGACGTTGGCCTCCGTGTTCCAGATCTCCCCGACCACTGCGGCTCTCACCATTTCAGCGACTACCGGCATGCTCGCACTCTGCGTGGTTCCGGCGTCGATTCTTTCCGAGCGCTTTGGGCGTGGGCGGATCCTGGTGGGGTCGTTGCTAGCCGCCACTGCTTTGGGGCTTGTGATCCCATTCTTGACTAATGCGTACGCCATCATCGCCATTCGCGCACTTCAGGGCCTATTTTTTGCTGGCACTCCAGCGGTGGCGATGACCTGGCTAAGTGAAGAGATGGGCCGGGAAGAGCTTGCTCGCGCGATGGGCATCTATATCGCAGGTAATACTGTCGGTGGGCTGATCGGTCGTCTCATTCCGGCTGGAATGCTGGAGTTCACGTCGTGGCAGTGGGCTATGGGCGTAAACGCTGTGTTCGCGTTTGCGATGGCGCTCGCGGTGTGGATGCTACTGCCTAAGCAGCGCAATTTTAGGCCGAAGGAACTGCATTTCCGCAGTGAATTTCACGCGATGCTTGGACACTGGAAAAACCCACGACTCGTGCTGCTGTTTGTGCTTCCTTTCCTGGCGATGGGCACGTTCGTGTCGGTATACAACTACCTAGGTTTTCGACTGGTGTCGATGTTTGGACTGTCGCAGGGCTTAGTCGGTTTGCTCTTTTTGATGTACTTGTCAGGCACGTGGAGTTCCGCGCGGGCCGGCAAGATGGTGCAGCGGTTTGGGCGGGAACACGTAGTTTTGGCGTCGGCGCTGCTGATGTTGCTGTCCCTACCGGGGCTTGGCACGAGCTCATTACTGTTGTTGCTCGTGGCATTATTCGTGTTCACAGCAGCCTTTTTTGTCATGCATTCGACGGCATCGAGTTGGGTGGGGTTGCTGGCCAAATCTCACCGTGCAGAAGCGTCAAGTATGTATGTTTTCAACTACTACGCAGGAAGTTCCTTAGTCGGCTGGCTGTCTGGACATATGTTTCAGCTTGGCTGGTGGTGGCTTATCGGTTGGCTCGCAGGGCTCAGTGGCGTGATTGTCGTGCTGAGCGCACTGTTGGGGCGTAACCTTCGGTAA
- a CDS encoding cysteine hydrolase family protein translates to MLNEKTAILAIHLMGDIVADGTAFGSLFYPEVARRDVIGKCNTAFTKVRDAGGTVVALRVAFQDDYSDLAPHIPLLAMAQQAGALKDGSPGADIVADVELHDSDIVVTHTRPGPFSSSHLETLLKEHGIENVIVCGVATNASVESTVREAADLGFNTFLLEDACSAVTPEAHDAAVESMRLFARVITTADL, encoded by the coding sequence ATGTTGAATGAAAAGACAGCGATCCTCGCAATTCACTTGATGGGTGACATCGTTGCTGACGGCACCGCTTTTGGCAGCCTGTTCTACCCAGAGGTGGCTCGTCGTGATGTTATTGGTAAGTGCAATACGGCCTTTACTAAAGTGCGCGACGCTGGAGGCACGGTGGTTGCTCTACGCGTAGCCTTTCAGGACGACTACTCCGACCTCGCGCCACATATCCCGCTGCTTGCAATGGCACAACAGGCGGGGGCGCTCAAGGATGGATCTCCCGGTGCGGATATTGTGGCTGACGTAGAACTACACGATTCCGACATTGTTGTCACTCATACCCGACCCGGACCCTTTTCTTCCTCACACCTGGAGACGCTGCTCAAGGAACACGGGATTGAAAACGTCATCGTATGTGGGGTAGCAACTAACGCCTCAGTGGAATCAACAGTGAGAGAAGCGGCAGACCTGGGCTTCAACACGTTCTTACTGGAGGACGCCTGTTCGGCAGTTACGCCGGAAGCTCACGATGCCGCCGTGGAATCGATGCGGTTGTTTGCGCGGGTAATCACTACAGCCGACCTATAA
- a CDS encoding superoxide dismutase, with product MAKYELPQLDYAYDALEPHISAEIMELHHTKHHQNYVNGANAALEKLEAARNDGSIGAVVTALSKDLAFNLGGHTNHSLFWKNLGPNAGGEPTGELADAIDRDFGSFEKFQAHFEAAALGLQGSGWAVLAWDSLGERLVIEQMTDQQGNLSIDLKPLLLLDMWEHAFYLQYKNVKADYVKAVWNVFNWDEVAQRFAAAK from the coding sequence ATGGCTAAGTACGAACTTCCTCAGCTCGACTACGCATACGACGCTCTCGAGCCACACATCTCCGCTGAGATCATGGAGCTGCACCACACCAAGCACCACCAGAACTACGTCAACGGTGCTAACGCTGCTTTGGAGAAGCTTGAGGCTGCTCGCAACGATGGTTCCATCGGCGCCGTCGTCACCGCCCTGTCCAAGGACCTCGCTTTCAACCTTGGTGGCCACACCAACCACTCCCTGTTCTGGAAGAACCTTGGCCCTAACGCTGGCGGCGAGCCAACCGGCGAGCTTGCCGACGCCATCGACCGCGACTTCGGTTCCTTCGAGAAGTTCCAGGCTCACTTCGAAGCAGCAGCTCTTGGCCTGCAGGGCTCCGGCTGGGCGGTGCTGGCTTGGGACAGCCTGGGCGAACGCCTAGTTATCGAGCAGATGACTGACCAGCAGGGCAACCTCTCCATCGACCTGAAGCCACTGCTCCTCCTGGACATGTGGGAGCACGCTTTCTACCTCCAGTACAAGAACGTCAAGGCAGACTACGTCAAGGCTGTCTGGAACGTCTTCAACTGGGATGAGGTTGCACAGCGCTTCGCTGCTGCTAAGTAA
- the msrA gene encoding peptide-methionine (S)-S-oxide reductase MsrA, which produces MGFLFAPKPVMVTAENALSGGSTPVNPAPAPHAVLGTALDMPGNDILIGIGCFWGAEKLFWEMPGVLSTSVGYAGGFTPNPTYREVCTGRTGHAEVVRVVFDCPLEDIVRAALEAHDPTQGYRQGNDVGTQYRSLICTHEPEKVRPLVDAYGAKLAAHGYPAITTEVTDMQPFYLAEEEHQQYLHKNPGGYCPVHSTGIACG; this is translated from the coding sequence ATGGGATTCTTGTTTGCTCCGAAACCTGTCATGGTCACCGCTGAAAACGCCTTGTCTGGCGGTTCGACACCAGTCAACCCCGCCCCAGCGCCCCACGCCGTGCTCGGAACTGCCCTGGATATGCCAGGAAATGACATCTTGATCGGTATCGGGTGTTTCTGGGGTGCCGAAAAATTGTTCTGGGAGATGCCCGGTGTGCTGTCGACATCCGTCGGCTACGCCGGCGGGTTCACCCCCAACCCGACCTACCGCGAAGTCTGCACTGGCCGCACCGGACATGCCGAGGTGGTCCGCGTGGTCTTCGACTGCCCGCTAGAGGACATCGTGCGCGCCGCCCTGGAAGCTCACGACCCAACGCAGGGATATCGCCAGGGCAATGACGTCGGCACGCAATACCGGTCGCTTATCTGCACCCACGAGCCTGAGAAGGTACGCCCGCTTGTCGACGCCTATGGCGCCAAACTCGCTGCCCACGGGTACCCAGCCATCACCACCGAGGTGACCGACATGCAGCCCTTCTACCTCGCTGAAGAAGAACACCAGCAGTACCTGCATAAAAACCCAGGAGGTTACTGCCCGGTGCATTCGACAGGCATCGCGTGCGGCTAG
- a CDS encoding DMT family transporter: MIYLLAAIASEVCGTLLLRVATFGNRWIFLPVTILYVVSYLFLALTLKSGMPLSIAYGLWAALGLLATTLLSAILFHERISRKMMAGLALITLGVFCVELG, from the coding sequence ATGATTTACTTGCTGGCCGCTATCGCCTCAGAAGTTTGTGGCACATTGTTACTGCGAGTCGCGACTTTCGGTAACCGCTGGATTTTCCTCCCTGTAACGATCCTGTATGTGGTGTCTTACCTCTTCCTCGCACTCACCCTGAAATCAGGCATGCCCCTCAGCATTGCTTATGGACTCTGGGCAGCCCTCGGGCTGCTCGCCACCACACTGCTGTCTGCAATCCTCTTCCATGAGCGCATTAGCCGAAAGATGATGGCAGGGCTTGCGCTCATCACCCTCGGGGTTTTCTGCGTCGAACTAGGCTAG
- a CDS encoding DMT family transporter, which yields MQNFTYAYLGGAIACEVIATLCLEPALTHVALWPIVVVGYASAFFFLSRTLKAGMGLGVAYGLWSAIGVALTAIAATALFHDPISPLAAFGLALIVVGVYLVQA from the coding sequence ATGCAGAATTTTACTTACGCTTATCTTGGTGGCGCGATCGCCTGCGAAGTGATCGCAACACTGTGCCTTGAACCCGCCCTCACTCATGTGGCTCTGTGGCCGATTGTGGTGGTGGGCTATGCCAGCGCGTTCTTCTTTCTCAGCCGCACCCTCAAAGCCGGCATGGGGCTTGGTGTCGCTTATGGCTTATGGTCCGCGATTGGAGTCGCACTCACCGCGATCGCCGCCACTGCACTGTTCCATGACCCGATCTCACCGCTAGCAGCATTCGGGCTAGCTCTCATTGTCGTCGGCGTTTACCTGGTACAAGCATGA
- a CDS encoding NADPH-dependent FMN reductase produces MKIAIVLGSVREGRFGKQVADWALSHIEGAELVDLKEFNLPVFTGSVPPMAQQGKYDVPEQQAWGNAMGQYDAFIFVTGEYNRGILGALKNAIDSLGVELAGKPAGFISYGYDGAIRVVDQLRTVLGNFSMRTTRAQVSVNLNNENVDGTFTPAAHQVGTLAQVVEQLQA; encoded by the coding sequence ATGAAAATCGCTATCGTACTTGGATCTGTGCGCGAAGGTCGCTTCGGCAAGCAGGTAGCCGACTGGGCGCTATCACACATCGAAGGCGCTGAACTGGTTGACCTCAAGGAATTCAACCTCCCAGTATTCACCGGATCCGTCCCACCGATGGCGCAACAAGGAAAGTACGACGTCCCCGAACAGCAGGCCTGGGGCAACGCAATGGGGCAATACGATGCATTCATATTTGTCACTGGCGAATATAACCGTGGCATTCTAGGAGCCTTAAAGAACGCCATCGACTCCCTCGGCGTAGAGCTCGCAGGAAAACCAGCTGGATTTATCTCTTACGGCTACGACGGCGCCATCCGGGTTGTAGACCAGCTACGCACCGTCCTCGGCAACTTCTCCATGCGCACCACCCGTGCGCAGGTCTCCGTCAATCTGAACAACGAGAATGTCGATGGCACCTTCACCCCTGCCGCACACCAAGTTGGCACCCTTGCTCAGGTTGTGGAGCAGCTTCAGGCGTAA
- a CDS encoding antitoxin, with amino-acid sequence MGIFDKAKEAAANNPDKVDQAIDKAGDAIDAKTNHQHEEHVDRAQELAKDKLKGQ; translated from the coding sequence ATGGGAATTTTTGACAAGGCTAAAGAAGCTGCAGCTAACAACCCAGATAAGGTGGATCAGGCTATCGATAAGGCTGGCGACGCTATCGACGCCAAGACCAACCACCAGCACGAAGAGCATGTAGACCGCGCTCAGGAGCTAGCAAAGGACAAGCTCAAGGGCCAGTAA
- a CDS encoding DNA-3-methyladenine glycosylase I has translation MNAEINEKGLVTCSDGRIRPRWATASDLMQDYYDYEWGKPLTTEDDAFERLVLEGFQAGLSWETVLKKRAAFREAFANFHVDTVADYNEADIERLLNNPAIIRNRKKICAAITNACCVQELRDDGGLLTFLSSFAPTEWNQPESLTTAQTTSAESIAMSTALKARGFKFVGPTTCFALMEATGMINNRVVGSSDLK, from the coding sequence ATGAACGCTGAAATTAACGAAAAAGGACTTGTTACCTGCTCCGATGGGCGCATCAGGCCGAGGTGGGCGACAGCATCTGACTTAATGCAGGACTACTACGATTACGAATGGGGTAAGCCACTAACCACAGAGGACGATGCCTTTGAGCGGCTCGTACTAGAGGGGTTCCAAGCTGGGCTTTCTTGGGAAACCGTGTTGAAAAAGCGAGCGGCTTTTCGGGAAGCATTTGCGAACTTCCATGTTGATACCGTTGCTGATTACAACGAAGCCGACATTGAACGACTGCTGAACAACCCAGCCATCATCCGCAATAGAAAAAAGATTTGCGCTGCGATAACCAATGCTTGTTGTGTACAAGAACTGCGGGATGATGGCGGCTTACTCACATTCCTATCCAGTTTTGCACCCACCGAATGGAACCAACCGGAATCCCTTACTACTGCACAAACAACCTCAGCCGAATCCATAGCAATGTCAACTGCGCTTAAAGCTCGAGGTTTCAAGTTTGTTGGTCCCACCACTTGTTTTGCGCTCATGGAGGCCACAGGAATGATAAACAACCGCGTAGTTGGCTCGTCCGACCTAAAGTAG
- a CDS encoding SDR family oxidoreductase → MTKTALVTGASSGIGEATAEALAKDGWQVIVAARRVDRLKSIADRIGGTAVELDVTDIESVTRLAEQIDSLDLLVNNAGGAKGLDPIADADVDDWRWMYETNVIGTLNVTRALLDKLLKAEGTIINIGSIAAFTPYKGGAGYNAAKFGVRAMTTVLRQEMEGQPLRITEIDPGRVKTDFSLIRFKGDKDKADAVYADKLNLTAADIAEAVRWVASLPAHMNIENMTIKPRDQV, encoded by the coding sequence ATGACAAAGACTGCACTGGTAACTGGAGCGTCAAGTGGCATTGGGGAAGCGACCGCTGAAGCGCTGGCTAAAGATGGCTGGCAAGTCATCGTTGCTGCTCGTCGTGTTGACCGTCTGAAGAGCATCGCGGATCGCATCGGAGGAACTGCTGTCGAACTTGATGTCACCGATATCGAATCTGTAACCCGACTGGCTGAGCAGATCGACTCCCTTGACCTACTCGTTAACAACGCAGGTGGTGCGAAAGGCCTCGATCCTATTGCCGACGCCGACGTCGACGATTGGCGTTGGATGTATGAAACCAACGTGATCGGCACCCTGAACGTCACTCGGGCACTGCTGGACAAACTGCTGAAAGCCGAAGGCACCATCATCAACATCGGCTCCATCGCAGCCTTCACCCCATACAAAGGTGGCGCTGGCTACAACGCCGCAAAGTTTGGCGTCCGTGCAATGACCACAGTGCTGCGCCAAGAAATGGAAGGCCAGCCACTGCGGATCACCGAAATCGATCCTGGCCGCGTAAAAACGGACTTCTCTCTCATCCGCTTCAAAGGGGACAAAGACAAAGCGGATGCCGTATACGCAGACAAGCTCAACCTCACTGCCGCGGACATCGCGGAAGCTGTCCGCTGGGTAGCCTCGCTACCAGCACATATGAACATTGAAAACATGACCATCAAACCAAGGGACCAAGTATGA
- a CDS encoding YbjQ family protein — protein MIVTTTNCVEGREISQYLRVVAGETIVGINAFKDFTAGFRNIVGGRAESYEGEAAAARENALAELVQRAQELGADAVVGVSLDYSAMGQANNMLMVSATGTAVKLA, from the coding sequence ATGATCGTCACCACCACCAACTGCGTTGAGGGACGCGAAATCAGCCAATACCTCCGTGTCGTCGCTGGAGAAACCATCGTCGGCATCAATGCTTTCAAAGACTTCACCGCAGGATTTCGAAACATCGTTGGCGGTCGCGCAGAATCCTACGAGGGCGAAGCAGCTGCCGCCCGTGAAAATGCCCTCGCAGAGCTTGTACAACGGGCTCAGGAACTGGGCGCCGATGCAGTTGTAGGGGTGAGCTTGGACTATTCCGCCATGGGGCAAGCAAATAACATGCTCATGGTTAGTGCAACTGGTACTGCCGTAAAACTGGCGTAA
- a CDS encoding RNA-binding S4 domain-containing protein encodes MYDVGIKDETIKLGQFIKLANLVETGGEAKEVIAAGNVTVNGEVDTRRGKTLRHGDVVCIGSNCAKVTAAEDDDYFDEATANDDFDYEKWRNM; translated from the coding sequence ATGTACGACGTCGGAATCAAAGACGAAACCATCAAACTAGGCCAGTTCATCAAGCTGGCCAACCTCGTAGAAACAGGCGGGGAAGCCAAGGAAGTCATCGCTGCCGGTAACGTCACCGTCAACGGTGAGGTAGACACCCGCCGCGGCAAAACACTACGACACGGTGATGTTGTGTGCATCGGCTCAAACTGCGCTAAAGTCACCGCTGCCGAAGACGACGACTACTTCGATGAAGCCACAGCCAACGATGACTTTGACTACGAAAAGTGGAGGAACATGTAG
- a CDS encoding VOC family protein, producing MPAFEARHGMPIWVELSTSDIRKTSRFYSEILGWDTSDDADYRIARSQNLPVAGFVAQAEASTPDAWITYFYTENLDNTVLRVAELGGRVLVEPTEVTRGTIAICVDTAGALFGLMHTDEIFVAGGEPGTCAWYELTATAKYERAVEFYEELFGWMTNSLGNDNGDFKYTTVLEDGAPFAGIWDAEGQFPPQVPSFWQTYLGVLNVDEAASKVAELGGTIVREPWDSDFGRMALIADSTGATFTLAQVPEPIEEGREEDPLQGIDLSQFQ from the coding sequence ATGCCCGCATTCGAAGCACGCCACGGAATGCCGATCTGGGTAGAACTGTCTACCTCCGACATCCGCAAAACTTCCCGCTTCTACAGCGAAATCTTGGGCTGGGACACAAGTGACGATGCCGACTATCGCATTGCCCGCTCCCAAAACCTCCCCGTAGCAGGCTTTGTCGCCCAGGCCGAAGCCAGCACCCCAGACGCCTGGATCACCTACTTCTACACCGAAAACCTCGACAACACAGTACTGCGGGTCGCTGAACTCGGTGGCCGAGTACTCGTCGAACCAACCGAAGTAACACGTGGCACAATCGCGATCTGTGTCGATACAGCAGGCGCCCTGTTCGGGCTCATGCACACCGACGAGATCTTCGTTGCCGGGGGCGAACCAGGAACCTGCGCTTGGTACGAACTCACCGCGACAGCTAAATACGAGCGTGCCGTCGAATTTTACGAAGAGCTCTTCGGCTGGATGACTAACTCCTTGGGCAACGATAACGGCGACTTTAAGTACACCACCGTGCTGGAAGATGGGGCGCCGTTCGCGGGAATCTGGGATGCCGAAGGCCAATTCCCACCACAGGTTCCAAGTTTCTGGCAAACCTACCTTGGCGTGCTCAACGTGGATGAAGCAGCAAGCAAAGTCGCGGAACTCGGCGGCACCATCGTCCGGGAACCATGGGACTCCGACTTCGGTCGCATGGCACTGATCGCTGACTCTACTGGCGCCACCTTCACGCTTGCCCAGGTACCCGAGCCCATCGAGGAAGGACGCGAAGAAGACCCGCTCCAGGGGATCGACCTCAGCCAATTCCAGTGA
- a CDS encoding MGMT family protein, producing MIEQVLDFVDRIPAGQVATYGEIGHAVGCSARQVGRIMRDHGHQTNWWRVVRADGTSTVAEKARPHWITDGLPLTEKGVDLRRI from the coding sequence GTGATCGAGCAGGTACTCGATTTTGTAGATCGAATCCCCGCGGGTCAAGTCGCCACCTACGGGGAAATCGGACATGCCGTTGGATGTAGCGCTCGTCAGGTAGGAAGAATCATGCGAGACCACGGCCACCAGACCAACTGGTGGCGCGTCGTCCGCGCCGATGGCACCAGCACTGTCGCAGAAAAAGCCCGCCCACACTGGATCACAGACGGGCTGCCACTCACAGAAAAAGGCGTAGATCTTAGGCGGATCTAG
- a CDS encoding methylated-DNA--[protein]-cysteine S-methyltransferase, whose product MLCFDTTLGPLTVVSSATGIKQVLFDAHSSENPTPFEQQARAEIVEYLAGERKIFEVPLDRATPKTFGDEVRRQLSSISYGQTKTYGELAKQLGKPHAARAVGTACARNPLPILVPCHRVVGAHGLGGYLGGLETKQYLLELERIHWRS is encoded by the coding sequence ATGTTGTGCTTCGATACGACCCTCGGGCCCCTCACCGTGGTTTCCTCAGCAACAGGCATTAAGCAGGTGCTTTTCGACGCCCACAGCAGCGAAAACCCTACCCCCTTCGAACAACAAGCTAGGGCCGAAATCGTGGAATACCTCGCTGGTGAGCGGAAGATCTTTGAGGTGCCCTTGGATCGAGCTACGCCGAAAACCTTTGGAGACGAGGTGCGGCGGCAGTTGTCGTCGATAAGCTATGGCCAAACAAAAACCTACGGTGAGCTGGCGAAACAGCTGGGCAAGCCACATGCGGCTCGTGCGGTGGGGACGGCTTGTGCCCGGAATCCGCTGCCAATCCTGGTGCCATGCCATCGCGTGGTGGGGGCACATGGGTTGGGTGGTTACCTGGGCGGACTGGAGACGAAACAATACCTCCTTGAGCTGGAGCGCATACACTGGCGGTCATGA
- a CDS encoding CG0192 family protein, giving the protein MSGVAEILAAELTPSKEEVLRAWWPNFQEKGAFRLVDPAGEVGIDFVIGTDEADRYLQLPVTYRSAELDGGSVGQLEHSVLGTRYLTKATYDPVAVGEIVRVILAGDNEAQRSDAKPQILKIKGSGQTPSTEVTEVVIEDASEERVFANAKINGVGRSFELRLPRRLLPVKYLRASRVPSPRNITGVFSDSEEPLVIAELIWRDL; this is encoded by the coding sequence ATGAGTGGTGTAGCAGAAATTCTCGCAGCAGAACTGACCCCCAGTAAAGAAGAAGTTCTTCGTGCCTGGTGGCCAAACTTTCAAGAAAAAGGCGCTTTTCGCCTGGTAGATCCAGCGGGTGAGGTGGGGATCGACTTCGTTATCGGCACCGACGAGGCGGATCGCTACCTGCAGCTTCCCGTCACCTACCGCAGCGCGGAGCTCGACGGTGGCTCGGTGGGGCAGCTGGAACACAGCGTGTTAGGTACCCGCTACCTCACGAAGGCCACGTATGACCCTGTTGCCGTCGGGGAAATCGTGCGAGTCATCTTGGCAGGTGACAATGAAGCGCAGCGTAGCGACGCCAAACCCCAGATCCTTAAGATAAAGGGAAGCGGGCAGACTCCCTCCACGGAGGTCACCGAAGTGGTCATCGAAGACGCCTCTGAAGAACGCGTCTTTGCTAATGCCAAAATCAACGGCGTCGGTCGGTCCTTTGAGCTGCGCTTGCCACGCCGCCTGTTGCCTGTCAAGTATCTGCGTGCCTCCCGGGTGCCATCGCCCCGCAATATCACTGGTGTGTTCTCGGATTCGGAAGAACCATTGGTGATTGCGGAGCTCATCTGGCGAGACCTTTAA
- a CDS encoding ABC transporter permease, whose amino-acid sequence MIRLAWRDIRKYWGRSLVAVLLFALPVTFFVSLFSVLSTSIYLDEHPENTLTYVQTDSPPGDGFSPVFRGYLKGTSGDLSTRLWVTALPESAANEDLSIPPAGTIDLPVNPARAIGVDIGDTVNVGGVPVTVHDLHYHRNAIANISDFSSLDSNWWLVEHQPPTTYLQLFSADPMPPSLGNIITHGLVTSVLFAPVWGIILILTAGLAAPIFTVAHARMRNTLELLSCTGARRSAIRLLFLAEGLMLAALGVFLGLLSSWAISEATIQYLLGCSVRWDYHAGALFSAPMILAAAVASQLPLLGGQRRTPPRWVAIPGPVLLLGGIALIFTTAQWLVLGVMLIVMGGALCGLTAVTLLGWCAPRLPLLEAMAARNAFRHFRRSSAAIGAIVLTTLATTGIGLWATIFMEPDGVLTEGVLAAPNIEVTTPDGYAATLDDLEADFGPRIDLYSAGPTDQQGYGGPWIDLGIGDVQLVTTPELLDRLNLPVEVRNQAKAKLAERTPVSARELGMERPGELLTPDMASGHLIYRGSLFPNSPSAWQLVELQRLSQRSGMELTAANHSAVTRAISGTTIAFCVVFVFAIVATILALTTFESRQDRQRLHDVGAGPRALRRYRISQLLMLALPGLAISALASLLMWWASLL is encoded by the coding sequence ATGATCCGCCTGGCCTGGAGGGACATCCGAAAGTACTGGGGTAGATCACTCGTCGCAGTGCTCCTTTTCGCGCTGCCCGTGACCTTCTTTGTCAGCCTTTTCAGTGTGCTGTCCACTTCGATATATCTGGATGAGCACCCGGAAAACACGCTCACTTACGTGCAAACTGACTCACCACCCGGCGACGGGTTCTCCCCTGTGTTCCGTGGCTACTTGAAAGGCACTTCTGGCGACCTTTCGACCAGGCTCTGGGTTACGGCGCTCCCCGAATCTGCCGCCAATGAGGACCTGAGTATCCCGCCTGCGGGCACCATTGACTTGCCGGTGAATCCGGCGCGAGCGATCGGGGTGGACATCGGGGACACAGTAAATGTTGGCGGAGTCCCCGTTACGGTTCATGACCTGCACTATCACCGGAACGCCATCGCGAACATCTCTGACTTCAGTTCCCTCGATAGCAACTGGTGGCTCGTGGAGCACCAGCCACCAACCACATATCTCCAGCTGTTCAGTGCAGATCCCATGCCACCAAGCTTGGGAAACATCATCACGCATGGCTTGGTAACCTCTGTGCTGTTTGCCCCGGTCTGGGGAATCATCCTGATCCTCACCGCGGGACTGGCCGCACCGATTTTCACTGTGGCACATGCGCGAATGCGTAACACCCTCGAATTACTTAGCTGCACCGGCGCGCGTCGTAGCGCTATTCGTCTGCTCTTCCTAGCCGAGGGGCTGATGCTCGCAGCGCTGGGAGTTTTCCTCGGTTTGCTCTCATCCTGGGCTATCTCGGAGGCCACAATCCAGTATTTGTTGGGCTGCTCAGTGCGCTGGGATTATCACGCGGGCGCACTGTTTTCCGCGCCGATGATCCTGGCGGCAGCGGTGGCCTCCCAGTTGCCGTTACTCGGCGGACAGCGTCGCACCCCTCCGCGCTGGGTAGCGATACCCGGTCCAGTGCTCCTCCTCGGCGGTATCGCACTTATCTTTACAACCGCACAGTGGCTGGTCCTCGGGGTGATGCTCATTGTGATGGGTGGCGCACTGTGCGGGTTGACAGCTGTAACGTTGCTGGGCTGGTGCGCGCCACGACTGCCACTGCTCGAGGCGATGGCGGCACGCAATGCTTTTCGGCATTTTCGACGCAGCAGTGCCGCGATTGGCGCCATCGTCCTCACTACCCTGGCGACCACGGGCATCGGATTGTGGGCCACCATCTTTATGGAACCGGATGGTGTCCTGACCGAAGGTGTGCTGGCAGCACCCAACATTGAAGTAACCACACCCGATGGTTACGCAGCAACGTTGGATGATCTCGAAGCGGATTTTGGGCCGCGTATCGATCTATACAGCGCTGGGCCGACCGATCAACAAGGCTACGGAGGCCCCTGGATTGACCTGGGGATCGGTGATGTACAGTTGGTCACCACCCCAGAGCTCCTGGATCGGCTCAACCTGCCGGTGGAGGTACGGAACCAGGCGAAAGCCAAGCTCGCTGAGAGAACACCTGTGTCTGCCAGGGAGCTCGGCATGGAACGACCGGGCGAGCTTCTCACCCCAGACATGGCGTCGGGCCATCTGATTTACCGGGGTAGTTTGTTCCCGAACAGCCCTTCCGCTTGGCAGCTGGTCGAACTGCAGCGCCTCAGCCAGCGCTCTGGCATGGAGCTGACGGCGGCTAATCATTCCGCCGTCACGCGGGCCATTTCTGGAACCACGATCGCGTTCTGTGTGGTGTTTGTCTTCGCGATCGTCGCCACGATCCTGGCTCTGACCACATTCGAATCGCGTCAGGACCGCCAGCGATTGCACGATGTCGGCGCTGGCCCACGGGCACTCCGCCGATACCGCATCAGCCAGCTACTCATGCTGGCCCTCCCCGGCCTAGCAATCAGCGCGCTGGCATCCTTGCTGATGTGGTGGGCCAGCCTCCTTTAA